The Meriones unguiculatus strain TT.TT164.6M chromosome 19, Bangor_MerUng_6.1, whole genome shotgun sequence genomic interval GCTGGAGAGGGAGATATGGCTTTGTTGATAAGAGGGTACTCTTCCTGAGCACCAGGTTTGATCCTCAACAATGAtaagatggctcacaactgttcctggggatctgatgcccttcaTGTTTCTGGGGGGGGtgactgcatgcatgcatgtggtagagacatgcagacaaaatacccatacacataattttaagaaAGGCTGGTTGGCACCCACCAGTCTGCGTTGCATTGTTCACTTTCCCAACCTTGTTAGTGAACCTTATTCTCTCTGTTAGCTCCCGTTAAAAAGGAAGAGCCTGAAATTTATTCTGTATGCATCTCCATTGTTAGTCTTAATGTAAGTGCACAAGAGTTTACAGGTAACCACAGAGACAAGAATAGGGCACTTCTGGATCTGCTGAGCCTGGAGTTATCCAGTATAGATGCTAAGCTAACATGCAAACTCTTGATGGAGCAGGAAGTGCTGtaaactgctgagcaatctctccagctccttctgtCTTCAATGGTCTCATGCACTCACAGTtcctgtttatttcttcttatatGAAGAAAACAGTGTTGAAAGTACTCAATAGTTTAGTGCTCAAAGTTGGAATGGATGTGTTTAGTTTCAAAAATAACTAGTACTTTGCTCATGGTTATGTTTGTTCTCTGGTTATTACTGTGTCTCTCCTTGGTGTGAAGTGTGAATGCGACTGTTCCATGTAAAGCATTTTCTAGTGCCTTTTAAAGAATGTCTTGTCTTTTTTATCCTTTCTCAATATACTGAGTCTTTTAAGTTCCTTTTCTacctttctttctgttctcagaGAACTTTGACGTGCACTTTGAATGGGCAAAATTCTCACAGCCTCCAGGTCTCTTGAGCCAAAtaaaactgattttctttttaagatcaCTGTGTTGATGCTAGGGATGTGCTGTAGTCAATAAGGAACCTGCTGGGCAAGCATGAGGCCTGAATGTAGAACCCATCATCCACAGAAAAACCAGGTGTCATGGCACAGTCCTGTAACTCCAATACTGCGACTGAAGacaggctcactggccagccaacgCCTATTCTaatcaatgagttccaggttaaATGAGAACTCTTAAATAAGGGGGCAGTGACAGAAGACACCTGATGTAGACTGCCACAAGTGTGcaacccacacacacacgtataccaCATACACAAATCACTATTTTAGATTATGGAAACTTACCTCCTGTTTAAATTCAATACCCTGATAACTCAATGTATGAATAAGTATCCAAAAATGCACTAGAACCAAGCTCACAGTTTACCATATTTCTGCAGCTTATATAGCAGCAGAGCCTGACTTAACTGTGGATGTTTTTGATCCTGACTCATGTTGCTGGAGAGGGAGATATGGCTTTGTTGATAAGAGGGTACTCTTCCTGAGCACCAGGTTTGATCCTCAACACTGATAAGATGGCCCACAACtgttcctggggatctgatgcccttcaTGTTTCTGGGGGGTgattgcatgcatgcatgtggtagagacatgcagacaaaatacccatacacataattgTTGTATGGGTATTGCTTTCACTAAATGTCTTACTATAAAAACCAAAGCTAACCAGCAGACATAATCTTATGAAGTAATGTGATTACCGTTCTGACACTGTTTTGTGACTGTGGTGCTTGAGTGCCCATAGAACACTGGGACTAGTACCACATGTACTTACCTGACATCTTCCTtgagctttttattttctctgtagtGAAGTAGCCACTTCCATCTtccattttcatttagtttttctaggattttgagaATTTCCTTCAGTTGAACTGTGGAATAAGTTCAGCAAGAGAAATTtatcttagtttttgttgttCATGCAAGGTCCATCAATTGTCACTTACGAACAACCAGACCCATGTCTCCACCTCTTAGATGGCTGGGAAGCATGCACTCTCATAAAGTCTTACGTTTCTGTGTAGGGGCAAGAGCATGACAGTTACCTGCAGCTAAACCTGAGCCAGTCACATGACAGAAGAGAAGCAAAAGCAAGCCCACTATGGTAGAAAGTTACACAGATACTTTTATTAACCTAGTTTCCATGAAGAATTCATGTTTAACAAGACAGACTGATTCAGAAATGGTATTCACCTTGTTCTGATGTGAAGGCAGGTTTGGATTTTATCTAAATTCTGTATTAGAGTGTTCAAGGTATTAATCAGAATGACATTaggtgcattaaaaaaaaaaggacttgttGATACTAAGAAGCTAGTAGGCATTGTACCATCAGAAACAgagaactgatttttaaaaaaaagccctAGATGTTGCTGACTTGCCAAGTATTAATTAGTATATTAATAAGCATTTAATAtgtgggtgtgatggcacatgcctgtaacctcagcacttgggaaggcagtcaggtggatttctttgagtttaaggccagcctggtctgtaaagcaagtccatgacagccaaggatacaaagAGAAACTTTATCTCCAAataccaaaacaacaataaaacatttAGTGCAGCAATTAAGCCCTCAGTATGTAATAAGAAATTTTTTTATAGCGTTGATAATTTCTTTTTGATGAAACAGATTTGTGTCTCTGGGTGAGGAGAAATTGACCTAACTAGATTTCAAAGTTAAAGACCAACCTAATGTTAAACTTTCTAGGATGTTATCATCTGATACCACAAAGCCTCCTGAGCGAAATAGCTCTTGGTAGGTATCATTCACAATGTCTTCAGGGCTGTCCACTCCAGCAAAGATGACATTAGGGAGATGCTTTAACTTCAGCAGAGAAGGAATCTGTAAGATGTAAAAGGATTTCCATGAGGAAAGGGTACATGTAGCACTTTTAACAGTTCCATGGATTTCAAGGACCATGAGCAGCTAAAAATGTCCCTAACAGGACCACTGACAACTTTGCCACACATAAAGAATAGTTCCCACCTTATCACAAGTGGCCATTAGCTCATCAAAATTCATTAAAAAGAGGACTCTAAAAATCGTTCAAGAACGAACATGTTTGAAGTCCAGGAGACCTATCAATAGCTAGATCACATAAACTCATTGAGCTCACCTGTGGTGCCAACACCACCAGGCATACATCACTTACCCACCTACAATAGAAGAATGTACCTATCCTGTGTCCACAAGTTGTTTCTTGGGACAAGAAATTATTCTTGTTCACTGTCAGGCAAATATAAGTCCTTTTAAAGCATGATTTGCTTACCAACATCAAGTACAGCTTTTCATAGTTCTTCCTCATTTAACACAAATAGTTTATCAACCTACCTAATAGAATCTGGGTGATTCTATAGTACGTACCCTCCACCAGTGTCTTCCCACTAAAGGCCCAATGGAAGTATAAGTCAGCTATTTCCCTAAATTGAATAGCAGGATTAATCACAACACTACCGAACAAGTCCAGTGACTAGAATACATTTATTGTGAGATTCCAAACTTACTTGATGCAAATGTGATATCATGTCTTCATTTTTGATGATAACTAAGAGTGTCTCATCCTCTCTGTGAAAAGCTTgacagaaatccagaagtccaatTTCTCTATGGCCTTCTTTCTTTAGAATGCTCTGAAAGATTTACAAAGCGctgttactaaaaaaaaaaaaaaaaaaaaaaaaaaagatacctgtATGGAACTTTTCTTTTTGGACTTTTTggaaacaaggtctctctataaatttggctgtcctggaatgcactatgtaaaccaggctggcctcaaatttccagagatccagctgcctctgcctcccaagtcctggaattaaaggtatgtgccaccatgccaggaacaactatttttatattttattaaaaacatggCACCAGCTGGGCATGTTGGTGCATATATTCTTGGCACTTGGGAGACTGCGGAAGAGTTATGATTTCTAGGACAGCCTCAGCTACTTAGCAACACTCACATCTCAAtatgaagcaaacaaaaatatttaactaCATCAAAAAAGCAAATCTCATTTACAAGGCAACTGGTCTTAACTATGTGTGGAGATCAGGGGATAACTTTTAGGTTTTGGTTCTTTCctaccacgtgggtcctggggctccaattcaggttgtcaggcttccAGGCTGGTGCCTTTTCCTATTGAGCCAAATCAACAGCCCAAGAAGTTTATCAACAAAGCAGTTTGTGTCTTATCAAAGGCTGATTTAAAAAACCAATCCAAACTAATGCATTTAAATGAAGTTTCAAGGGAGTCAGACAGGACAAAGTTGCTGGGTGTTTACATGCTGTTACTTTAATATATTGCTAGAATTTTAGCAACATACCAGTGTATTCCTTTATTATTAATGGGAACCAATTTGCAGTTGTTCCTTGGCTGTCCATATCTGAATAAAAGGATGACATACTTTAAACTACACATTTATAAGGAATTGCATGTTCTGACAGGTTCCCACTTTACCTCAGAGTGGCAACTTGTGAAGTCATGTTGGCAAGGTCGACTGTGCATCATGAAAGAACCTCAACCTCATCCTCTCTTATGACTCTTTTGTGATGTGCCTGCATGATTATGGCTTGCCATTGTACACGCCAACTGCACTCCAGATGCAGTCAGAACATTTATTGTCTCTGTAATCTATTACTCTGCTTACTTTGGATCACCAAACAGCTGAACTTTTGACTGTTTCATTATCACTCAAATGGGACAGCATAATTTTTGAGCAAGTTCTTTTAAGAGTCTACTGAAATACCTAAGATTGAGCCGTTAATGTTTGCAGATCTTCCTCACTGTATAAATAGGCCTGTATGCCATCACTACAGAATAGTATTTATTCAGGATATGTCTACAAGGCCTATaaaactgtgttttgtttttttgagacaggatctcaccctATCTgcagccaggctggcttcaaaccttCTGTGATTCACTCATCTCAGCCATCCAAGAACTGGGATTTACAGGTGTCAGCCACCACACCTAACAAACATTATGCTCTTGAAGgcatgttattatttattttagtatGTGCTCATTATCTCAGTTAAAAATTGTACCTTTGTACAAACATGTTACTTTTTATTATAAAGTGGCTTTATTATAAAAGTGGCCACATGGTGAAATCCTgcagtatttttaatacattcaaTATAAAAACAAGAGGATGCCTATGCAGGGTTATGAGCCattgtgtgagtgctgggaacaaactccaagtcctctgcaagaacagcaagtattgtTAACTGATTGGCCATCTCTAATCCCTGCTATTTATTGAAGATTATGAGTCTTTCCTGTGACCTCAGGatgaaatctaaataaaatgtaacttaatcCCTTCCTAACTCTTGAATGTCTTGAAATTCATCTCGAGAATAAACTGTATGTCTAGTGCTGCTGACCAGCCTTCCCCCTCCGATTCCTGTGTCCCAAACCTTGTCTTTTGCCACCAAACTTCTTTGTGCAGCACTAAGCCCTTTGTACAAAGTGTCTGAATTAGTACAAAGATTACTTCCACAAAGTGTTATCATGATGGACATGCCTTAATTTCAAAAGTTTTCATTACCTACTTTCTTCCTGTGTATCCATCAATGAAAAAGATATTTTGGTGTTTGAGTTTTGTGTATGGatgaatgtggaggccagagttgaTATCTTCTACTGATCTCCACCATTTTGAGATAGGGTGGATCTCTCACCAAACTTAGAGCTGGAATGGTTGGCCAGCAAGGCCCAGGGATCTGCcagtctccatctccccagtgttAGGATTGCAGGCCACATGCACAGCTTTTTCTATCATCATTGTGGTCAGGCCTCCTTGCTCATATGGCCAGCATTTTACTAACTGAACCATCTTCAGTCCTGGAATATAActtttctttcaaaaacaaaattgaatGATGATGTAAGAATGCAGTCTTTGAAAACTAATGTAACCATGGTGAAACTGCTGACTTGGGAAAGTCAGCAATTGTCTGATTCACCCATTAGCCTTTTTCACTTTTGCTCTGTTGGAATTTCTGTTGCATTTGAGTTACTGATAACATGTGGTATGCAGATAAAAACACCTTAAAATATAAATACCACATCCcatactatttctttttaaactcaAACTTCTAAGTTTATTACTTCTAAgataaactaaaattaaacaataatGTAGTATAGAGTAAGCTGGTACTTTACCTTTGTTCTTAAAAAGAATGACTTATCTTCTGTTTCAacgaggaagaaggagaaagggttcTTACAAGCCTCTCTCACAACTCCTTTTAGTTTAATATGCAGAGTGGCACACAAGTCTGTGATCACATCTTTGTAGGAAACAGACTGTCTTGGCTGATAGGTCTCCTGGGACACAACTTCTGCAGAAGCTACACTTAATTCTTTATCTTGAGAAGCAATTTGGTTGCTATTCATTACCTTATTAAATTCAGCATATTCATTTAGAATAAGTGAAATATCATTTCTAGCTTCTTTTAAAGTACTGTTGTATTTCAGTTTATTGAGGTGGAATGGAACAGTATGACTTCTTTCAGAATTTGTAAGATTTCTACTTGGCCTATATTTCCCCTTCCAAAAAGATGAACTGTTTAGATTGCTGGGTGAATGGTCTCTTCGGCAATGATACTGCCTGATGTCTGGATGGACAACTGTCACCAAAATGGGGCTTCTGCTCCTGGGTGGAAGATGTAGAACCGAGGCCTCAGATGTTTGTGTGGAAGGGAATGTTCCAACTGAGATTTGGATGGGTGACTCCTTAGGGAAGATGTTGGTGGAAGGGGAAGATTGCTGAGAATACCCcttctttattatttgttttagcTTTTGGTCAAAACGCAAGTGCTCTAGGTCTAATGTATTCTGAGTGATGTCATCTGCCACATGCCAAGTGCTAGTCCAGGTGCTGAGAAGACCACAGTTTGCACTGAAATTCTGATGCCTCTTCAGGCTATGCAATTTTCTTGTGGTATCTTTGAACTCTTTCGTTATAGTGAAGTTAGCGTAAGTCCTGGGGTTACCATGGGAATCTGGGATCTGGATGTAACGTGGCATACACTTATTTGTTGAGATAGGACATGGTTCTGTATCCCGGTTTTCTGATGGAGTATGTGTTTCCAGCTCTGTAATTTTGCTAGAATAGGTCCAAGTATCATTACCATTGTTGTTTAAGCTTGTGAAAGAATCATTTCTATGTTTTATATTATCTTTTTGGCTTGCATGATTACCTCTCAAAGCATATAAATTTTCCACATTAGATTTGCAGTTTTTACAATCAAGAGAATCCTGATCATAGTCTCCAGAAAGTGGTCCATGGTGCATGGAAGCATTAACACTTATCTCTGTAACCCTGCTCAGtgtttcagcatctgccttggTTTTATGCTCTATATTAGGGCTTTCACTGACAGTATGTTCTATGTGGACGCTATGAACAGACTCAATAGTTTCTGggacaaaggaagcagaaagctCTTCATTGGTAATTGTACTGGTAATGTCTGCTGTATCTTGACAAGGAATAACATTTTGGGAAAAACTTCCACCATTCAAAAGCTCTTTTACTTCACATGTTATGTCCTGCAGCACATGAATTCTTTGTTCACCTTTTGTAGATGTGGAGTTAGACTGAAGGCCAATGGCACCGAGATCCATGCTTTCTTCATGTGACTCAGTTCCAATATTCTTAAGCAAGCTGGCCATTCTGACTACTGGTATTTCCTGTGTTTGAAGCTCTGGCTCTACACTTAATGTTTTTTTATAATAGGTGCACTGAGCACTGTCAGAGGAAGAAACACATTTTGAGATCTCTGGatgcatgcatgcctgtacaATGTAAGCTTTGTCAATGGAGGCAGAGTTTACTGCCCCAGCCTCTATATTAATATAAGATTCTGTTTTCACATCACTGTCACAGACATTATTCTTAATACTTTTAGTACTACTCTGTTTAAATGACATATTCACTATTCCACTTGCAGTGCTTACAGAAACTAATGTGTCAGTCAAAGACTTATTTTCAGCAACTTCTTTAGGACGAAATAAGGGTACACTGGACTCTAAAGGAAGATGTTTTATGTCCATATCTCTGTTCTCCTTACAATTTGCCTGCAATGAATTTCCTGCTTTTACAGGTTTCTCAAAATGCTTGAAGTTACCTCGATATTTGGGAGGTGAGGTAGACTTATTTAATACTGTGTCATAGGAGTgcacattttctgagaaagataaACTCTCACTGTGGTCACTTGGGACACTGACCTCAATAACTTTACTAGGCACAGTTTCTGAGCCTTCTATACCTGCATTAGTTAATGTCTGTGGCATTTCAGCTGAGAGCTGCACTTGTACTTGAGTTAACTTTTCTTGTCCTACTGAAATCTTAGGACTTTGAAaagagctttctttttctggtatGGTTAAAGCTCCTGAATGAATGTGGGATAAATTGTTAGTTTTCTCACACTGTGTGCCATGGAGTTGTAAAGAACATGGAAATGCGTTTGCAGTGTGTAATATGGTATCAGGACTAGAGGCTGGTGACACTTCTTTTATTACAGGTTCAAAGGGCAAGTCAGAGGAAACATTAACTCCCTCTGCAACTTTTTTATTAAGTACTAATGTACCTGGTTTTAAATGATTACCTTCTCTCTCACTTTTTAATGATTCTCTGGATTCCACAGGATACACTGACAGAGAGCTAGCCAGATTTATTTCTCTGTATTCTATAAGGCTCATTTGTTCTTCTGGTTCAACTATCTCTTCAGTTCTACTTTGTAGTCCTATATTTGATACTGGGACCCTCTGAGATTGTTTAACTTCACCAGATGCCATTTCCTTCCTGGGGCTTAAAGGAGGTGATATTGTTAGAGTGAGATCAATATCAGAATCTTCTCCTGACAATTCCTGGCTAACCTCCTCTCTATTCAGAGATAGAACAGTTTGTTTGGGAAATACTGAATTAAATGTTTGCAAAATTTTTTCTTGGTTTAGACTACTGTTTTCACTAGTCCTTACTTCTGAAGAGCCATCGAAGATATTATTTATTGCTGGAACACAATTAAGGGACAGCTGGTCCCCCAGGGTAGCAGAGGCTGATGATAAGATTACTGTAGCTTGAGATGGTTCTAGAACCTCATCTAAAGACATGCTAAAACCATTCTGAGTCTGTAGAAAGGCATCTTGTGGGCACTTCGTTTCATCACTGGCTAATGAGTAACTAGAACTTTTAACTAATGACAGTGGCTCCATTATCAATCCTTCATCAGTTGATGATGTTGGAGGAGGGGTCTCTTTCCGTGGTAGACACAGGCTTTCAAGAGGTGCTTCCTTTTGCACTGAAGAGGCAGAAAGGCACTTACTATCTTTTAATTCTGATATGGCAAGAGAAGGAATATCCCTAGTGCATTGTGTTTGTGCCTTTTCCAATGCAGACATAGCATTTTGAATACTCAAGGCAGGGGAAACTTGTTTAACCAGCTCAGTAGTAAAACCTATAGGTTGGTCAGCTGTATTTGCTTCTGTCTGTATTGGCACATAAGCATTTTTTTCAAAAGCAGGAGTAACTGGTTCCAGATTAATCATCATGTATTCCACATTATCATTCATCCTTTCAGAGGACTGGCAGTCAATATTTATGGGGCTGCTTTGCTGCATAACGTCCTGTACATCATCTGTTTTTATTAGCAGTGATGGGTGAGAAGTATCAGCTTTGTTCTCAAGGGTGCCGAACACAGACTTCTGACACACCATTGACTCACTGCTGGCCCCATCATATACTGTGGTCAAGGTGGCTTGTGTGACAGAGTCATTACAAGAAACCATCTTTGTGCTCTGACAGGTTTTATCTTCACCTCCAGGAATACAAGATCCATTGTTTTGGGCACTTTGAACACCAGAAAGTACAACATTACAAGTCTCTGGTTTATCTGATAATTCTTGTTTGGCTTTCCCTCCAGTTACCTGAAAtgacaaaggttaaaaaaaaaaaaaaattacatatatgaaaaaaagaggcagggattttttatttattttttttttttttttggttttcaaacTTAATATGTAAGAAATCATCAGAGGGTAGTGCTAAACAAACCCATCACATTagagatgtgttttttttctttttttttttttgtggtgcaAAGTATTGAATTTAGGCCAGTGTGTACATTAAGTGAGGACTCTGCCACTTTACACCACAGCTTGTGGGGGTGGTGGCACatccctgtaattccagtactcagaacACTGAATCAGGAAAATATTGAGTTAAAAGTCCCAGGTCTCTGGCTATAaagtaaggccctgtctcaaacatttatttaaaaacaaaagaaaaaagcatcaCATCACAGACCTTACTCACTGACCAGCCTACTAAATCTTAAATGTGCTGAtgcagtggtgcatacctttaacttgaaaggcagaggcagaggaaaccTCTCTGAGTaggaggccagccaaggctgcatagacCTTTCTTAAAAAATGCACTCATGCATGCAAGCAGGCATGCATATGCTCTACCCCCAAATTTAAATATGTCATCtttcaattaagaaatggggCACTAGAGAAGAAATAGTAGTTAATTTTGTCAGTGAAATTAAATGGTAATTGTTAAGGCCAAAAATAATCTTTCCAACTATACTATACAAACACTGACATCTGGAATTTTCACAGGCAAGTAAATAAATCATTAGTATCCCATGTACTTTGAATAACCAATTCTGTAAGTAAAGGTCCCTCCTCAATCCTTAACTGTCTTTGCTTAGAGCTGGAAACaattatttttcactttattGACTCTTATTCTACAAAGCAACAGAAAATTCATTAATATGACTTGTCATTCATATGATAAAAGGACTGAGTTTAACAGTATTAAATACAACTTAGATTAAGTATCAGAAGAATATCAAGATAATTCTGTTGAATTCACAAAAAAGTTGTTAAGTCTCCATATAATGTCTAGACCATGAAAAACTCACATGTGGCAAAGTTTGGAGCACTATGCTCAAGGACTGCCATGTAGAGGCATATGATGGAAGTGATGACTTCTAGTTTTAAACATGATTAAAAACATTTCTGTCCAAACCAAAAAGATCAATTTTAGTAGTCAGGGTAGAGAAGTAAGATGTCAGATTTAAAAGGACAATGTAAAAGAAGTCTTCATGAAAAAAATACCTGAAAATTCTCCTGCAATCCTCCCAATGACACTATGCCTGCAACTAAAATTCCAAAATATATGGTATCTCTTAGTGAAATGCTAGTTTTGACAACCTTGATGTATTTATATTTAGATAAATTAACTACAGGTACAatggaatatttttaaagtaatgtttGTTTAAAATTTGGCCAAGTACAAGCAACATGCTTTTGGCCTCTAGTGTATCTTATCATAGACTATTAATATTCTTCACAATATGTCCACTTGTGGAAAAAGGGAATGGTATAGCATAGTCACATGCTTTTCATGTGCAGGCACAATATCCAAGAAAGAGttcccggaaaaaaaaaaaaattctgagacgCAAAAGCTAGAGCATTTGTCATCAGAAAATCTGAAACCCAGCAAGCTTTGGTATCTAAAGATCTTTAAGTGCTGGTATCATACTAAGCtttgtatactgaaccacctGAGGTTTGGAGTTTTCAGACAAGGATGTTTGAGCAGTACTCTTAAAATCTGAACCAGTAACATTTTTGGTCCTAAAATTtttgaatgaaaaatatttagatagtatatattaaaaatctttcattgtaattattttatttcttttctcaccAACTATTAAACAGGTTCTGAATATTTTGCATAAGCATTTTGAGTATAATTTTACTCAAcgtttaaactttaaaaaatacatatataagccaggcatagtagtgcatgcatttaatcccagtacttagggaggcaggggtaggctcatctgagtttgaggtcagcctggtctataaagctagtccaggacagccaaggctacacagagaactgtctcaaaaaacaaaactaaacaacaaaaccaaaaacagaaaaatgaaaaaaaaaattttattctttacttttatatgtattttggatatactCAGCTCTCAGTCCTCCGTTCTCCCTTTTTTGACACAGTAtctcatgtagctgaggctggccttgaagtcctgATCCTGTCTTCAtatctcaagtgctgggattacaggcttgtgtcatgcctggcttttactacattttttttttttaattaaagaaaattattattcCATTTGTCAAGGCTcattatggaggtcagaggataacttctaggagttggttctctttccacAAAGGGTTCCAGATAAAAGTTAGGTTGTTAGGCTTACATGGCAAATACTTTTACCTGGTGAGACATCTTACCAACCCAAAGTTTAGCTTCCTTTATACTctatttcatctttaaaaaaaaaaaaaaaatcactcctaaAATTAATATTGGTAATGGTCTCATCAAACATTTCTGTTAagacgtggtggcacacatctttaatcccagcacttgggcaggtagatctctgagttcaaagtcagcctggtctatggagcaagttccaggacaaccagggctacagagagaaaccatgtcttgaaaaaccaaaaccctaaccaggccaaccagggctacagagagaaaccttgtcttgaaaaaccaaaaccctaaccaaacaacaacaaaacatttctgTCTTAACAAAGTCACTTCATAAGAAACTAGTGCTGACCTAGGTAATAACTAATACCTgccttacttttttctttttaaatgtattttattttaaatgcttcTAATCAGATTTTATTTATACCTCTGAAAATAGGATAAAATTTCTGAGctacatttcaggaaaaaaaaatcacttatgtAGAAAACatgagtctacacacacacataattacatCCAAAGATCCTTACACATAAACAACTAGATTGTTTGGATCTGAATCTTGGCTTTGCAATTTATGTGACTTCAGACATTTCCCTACTCTGTTTCCTTATCATAGTTTGTTAAGTAAGCTgacagctatctatctatctatctatctatctatctatctatctatctatctatctatctatctatctatcatctcttaCTGGCATCAGATACCTGGAGTTAGAATTATAGGTGAGGAACTGAACTTGGAAGAGCATCAAGtgttcataaccactgagcccaT includes:
- the Tasor2 gene encoding protein TASOR 2 isoform X2, translating into MTTPTCKSILELNKNALISPWKGQLIIQGCLLCDITLWSTYGTVIPVQLPQELDFKHVMKVSSLKESLPEAAFRRRDYLEHKVCCQDLCFDLYEVELSNKQGENIDKLIEYIKNKQLAIIKCLEDRGFFILLTSSALTPEPDFGDEQMGLHGLHLFHSPQSTGAKDLKVEDDISLKVVPILPALSYALLEAKKSFSEEGIPPNILVKHSFEDLYKVDRSLSLMAVPQDGMKDTVFTGKLSHAFDVVSPFEKCPAESFNQLKFYFSDPTGYSLDLTAALDLLTEQPQFPCISDGICDAGFSLVITPDPECLDSEMEIKETETAKKSGKTSRVKKKAVTPLTPTSNLRVQPKRKASTSAVILPSKRVSLGHPISKRTAPRTDSGSCNPTLKLVKGQFPQKRKRGAEVLTAQFVQKTGVCKKRREASVSKDAPVPTRAKRSKKQEKSQGRVVSHPKPRVEKSPQKQKVNVARGRQNTRARKQLQPAKKEVSHLQSEISSDDQKDGLNLNTVQQESIAVIPKGLPENSITNCDSQALNMLADLALSSAASSIPSCELRNLPCFSELHDASDLEYHSGFQSQKGILLPKSSSDERINSESNLTVSQEENLVSCAQPLATAQSAPPEEAREFSDAIQNSVSVEHSYALLLAEKSEKHLHQRKTTSPAFAKNGMKGPEAGTPIGKVMPFRHLQNISPLQKLSEDSLTKHKSLFVSSNLKDFFCSHTVIRCDGSFKITFKCEGDYAFSLDSRYTSNPLERTVVRALHGPWNTDLPENMEDVKRLLHMWVALFYSKKNKVIGSLRKVVEHRNPAKYVCINKSIESFDHSETEEFSSVERHSIDPLLETKEAYEGHATSMTFPGSNCLLPFINPPSTRNLELCIENEQKEMFTGEYHLDTARSLNSVYNEVTGGKAKQELSDKPETCNVVLSGVQSAQNNGSCIPGGEDKTCQSTKMVSCNDSVTQATLTTVYDGASSESMVCQKSVFGTLENKADTSHPSLLIKTDDVQDVMQQSSPINIDCQSSERMNDNVEYMMINLEPVTPAFEKNAYVPIQTEANTADQPIGFTTELVKQVSPALSIQNAMSALEKAQTQCTRDIPSLAISELKDSKCLSASSVQKEAPLESLCLPRKETPPPTSSTDEGLIMEPLSLVKSSSYSLASDETKCPQDAFLQTQNGFSMSLDEVLEPSQATVILSSASATLGDQLSLNCVPAINNIFDGSSEVRTSENSSLNQEKILQTFNSVFPKQTVLSLNREEVSQELSGEDSDIDLTLTISPPLSPRKEMASGEVKQSQRVPVSNIGLQSRTEEIVEPEEQMSLIEYREINLASSLSVYPVESRESLKSEREGNHLKPGTLVLNKKVAEGVNVSSDLPFEPVIKEVSPASSPDTILHTANAFPCSLQLHGTQCEKTNNLSHIHSGALTIPEKESSFQSPKISVGQEKLTQVQVQLSAEMPQTLTNAGIEGSETVPSKVIEVSVPSDHSESLSFSENVHSYDTVLNKSTSPPKYRGNFKHFEKPVKAGNSLQANCKENRDMDIKHLPLESSVPLFRPKEVAENKSLTDTLVSVSTASGIVNMSFKQSSTKSIKNNVCDSDVKTESYINIEAGAVNSASIDKAYIVQACMHPEISKCVSSSDSAQCTYYKKTLSVEPELQTQEIPVVRMASLLKNIGTESHEESMDLGAIGLQSNSTSTKGEQRIHVLQDITCEVKELLNGGSFSQNVIPCQDTADITSTITNEELSASFVPETIESVHSVHIEHTVSESPNIEHKTKADAETLSRVTEISVNASMHHGPLSGDYDQDSLDCKNCKSNVENLYALRGNHASQKDNIKHRNDSFTSLNNNGNDTWTYSSKITELETHTPSENRDTEPCPISTNKCMPRYIQIPDSHGNPRTYANFTITKEFKDTTRKLHSLKRHQNFSANCGLLSTWTSTWHVADDITQNTLDLEHLRFDQKLKQIIKKGYSQQSSPSTNIFPKESPIQISVGTFPSTQTSEASVLHLPPRSRSPILVTVVHPDIRQYHCRRDHSPSNLNSSSFWKGKYRPSRNLTNSERSHTVPFHLNKLKYNSTLKEARNDISLILNEYAEFNKVMNSNQIASQDKELSVASAEVVSQETYQPRQSVSYKDVITDLCATLHIKLKGVVREACKNPFSFFLVETEDKSFFLRTKSILKKEGHREIGLLDFCQAFHREDETLLVIIKNEDMISHLHQIPSLLKLKHLPNVIFAGVDSPEDIVNDTYQELFRSGGFVVSDDNILESLTLVQLKEILKILEKLNENGRWKWLLHYRENKKLKEDVRVDSIAHKKNLILKSYQSVNIIELLHYHNCDSPSPTKAEILKCLVNLQIQHTSARFAVFLTDKPTVSTEVFENNGILVTDVNYFTENIQKIAAPFRSSYW